One Mycobacterium sp. 050128 genomic window carries:
- the clgR gene encoding transcriptional regulator ClgR — translation MSPLVREVIGEVLRLARTTQGRTLREVSDTARVSLGYLSEVERGRKEASSELLNAICDALDVPLSTVLTDAGERMADEERAAAQTAEASASSIDATTKVVIPQVASFAVA, via the coding sequence ATGTCGCCATTGGTGCGCGAGGTCATTGGCGAGGTGCTGCGCCTGGCCCGAACGACACAAGGACGAACGCTGCGCGAGGTATCGGACACGGCACGGGTGAGCCTCGGCTATCTCTCCGAGGTGGAGCGCGGCCGCAAGGAGGCCTCCAGCGAGCTGCTGAACGCCATCTGCGACGCGCTGGACGTCCCGCTATCGACGGTGCTCACCGACGCCGGTGAGCGGATGGCGGACGAGGAACGCGCGGCCGCACAGACGGCCGAGGCCAGCGCGTCCAGCATCGACGCCACCACGAAGGTCGTCATCCCGCAGGTCGCGTCGTTCGCGGTGGCCTGA
- the pspA gene encoding phage shock protein PspA, with translation MANPFVKAWKYVLALFNAKIDEHADPKIQIQQAIEEAQRTHQALTQQAAQVIGNQRQLEMRLNRQLADIEKLQVNVRQALTLADQATAAGDAAKATEYTNAAEAFAAQLVTGEQSVEDLKTLHDQALGAAAQAKKAVERNAMVLQQKIAERTKLLSQLEQAKMQEQVSASLRSMSEIAAPGNTPSLDEVRDKIERRYANAIGSAELAQNSVQGRMMEVQQASVEMAGHSRLEQIRASMRGEALPTGGTAAAPGATPATPAPAEGAGGQVAEKPFGQ, from the coding sequence ATGGCCAATCCGTTCGTCAAAGCGTGGAAATACGTCTTGGCGCTGTTCAACGCGAAGATTGACGAGCACGCCGACCCGAAGATCCAGATTCAGCAGGCCATCGAGGAAGCCCAGCGCACCCATCAGGCGCTGACCCAACAGGCCGCGCAGGTGATCGGCAACCAGCGTCAGCTGGAGATGCGGCTCAACCGGCAGCTGGCCGACATCGAGAAGCTGCAAGTCAACGTGCGTCAGGCACTGACGCTGGCCGACCAGGCCACCGCCGCCGGAGATGCCGCCAAGGCCACCGAGTACACCAACGCCGCGGAGGCGTTCGCGGCCCAGCTGGTGACCGGGGAGCAGAGCGTCGAAGACCTCAAGACGTTGCACGACCAAGCCCTGGGCGCGGCGGCGCAGGCCAAAAAGGCCGTCGAACGCAACGCCATGGTGCTGCAGCAGAAGATTGCCGAGCGCACCAAGCTGCTCAGCCAGCTCGAGCAGGCCAAGATGCAGGAACAGGTCAGCGCGTCGCTGCGGTCGATGAGCGAGATCGCCGCCCCGGGCAATACCCCGAGCCTCGACGAGGTGCGCGACAAGATCGAACGCCGCTACGCCAACGCGATCGGCTCGGCCGAACTGGCGCAGAACTCCGTGCAGGGCCGCATGATGGAGGTCCAGCAGGCCAGCGTGGAGATGGCGGGTCACTCGAGGCTCGAGCAAATTCGCGCGTCGATGCGTGGCGAGGCCCTGCCGACGGGTGGAACCGCCGCGGCTCCCGGAGCCACGCCGGC
- the pgsA gene encoding CDP-diacylglycerol--glycerol-3-phosphate 3-phosphatidyltransferase has protein sequence MSGQPQTGPVAGRVSIANLANVLTLVRLVLVPIFLLALFAGGGHETVARIVACVVFAVACITDRLDGLLARNYGMATEFGAFVDPIADKMLIGSALVGLSMLGDLPWWVTVLILVREIGVTLLRLAVIRRGVIPASWGGKLKTAVQALAIGLFVLPLSGGFLVAASVVMGAAVVLTVLTGIDYVASTVKEVRRTGT, from the coding sequence GTGTCGGGTCAGCCGCAGACAGGACCGGTGGCGGGACGCGTCAGCATCGCCAACCTGGCTAACGTCCTCACGCTGGTGCGGCTGGTCCTGGTTCCGATCTTCCTGCTCGCGCTGTTCGCCGGCGGGGGCCACGAAACCGTCGCGCGGATCGTGGCTTGCGTGGTGTTCGCGGTGGCGTGTATCACCGACCGGCTGGACGGCCTGCTGGCCCGCAACTATGGCATGGCGACCGAATTCGGTGCGTTCGTCGATCCGATCGCCGACAAGATGCTGATCGGGTCGGCCCTGGTCGGACTGTCGATGCTGGGCGACCTGCCCTGGTGGGTGACAGTGCTGATCCTGGTCCGCGAGATCGGCGTGACGCTGTTGCGACTGGCCGTGATTCGCCGCGGCGTCATTCCGGCCAGCTGGGGCGGCAAACTCAAGACCGCGGTCCAGGCGCTGGCCATCGGGCTGTTCGTGCTGCCGCTGTCGGGGGGATTCCTGGTGGCGGCGTCGGTGGTGATGGGTGCCGCGGTGGTGCTGACCGTGCTCACCGGGATCGACTATGTGGCGTCGACCGTCAAGGAAGTGCGACGGACGGGAACCTAG
- a CDS encoding amino-acid N-acetyltransferase, with product MTERSRDNQQVVVRRARTSDVPTIKHLVDTYAGKILLEKALVTLYEAVQEFWVAELDGKVVGCGALHVFWSDLGEIRTVAVDPAATGHGVGHAIVQCLLDVARELQLERIFVLTFETEFFGKHGFTEIEGTPVTAEVFEEMCRSYDIGVAEFLDLSYVKPNILGNTRMLLLL from the coding sequence GTGACCGAACGTTCTCGGGATAACCAGCAAGTGGTCGTCCGGCGCGCGCGAACATCCGACGTCCCCACGATCAAGCACCTCGTCGACACCTATGCGGGCAAGATCCTGCTGGAAAAAGCCCTGGTGACGCTATACGAGGCCGTCCAGGAGTTCTGGGTGGCCGAGCTGGATGGCAAGGTGGTCGGCTGTGGGGCGTTGCACGTGTTCTGGTCGGACCTCGGCGAGATCCGCACCGTCGCGGTCGACCCCGCCGCGACGGGCCATGGTGTCGGCCACGCGATCGTCCAGTGTCTGCTCGACGTCGCGCGCGAGCTGCAGCTGGAACGGATCTTCGTGCTGACCTTCGAAACCGAGTTTTTCGGCAAGCACGGGTTCACCGAGATCGAGGGCACGCCGGTCACCGCCGAGGTGTTCGAGGAGATGTGCCGCTCCTACGACATCGGTGTCGCCGAGTTCCTGGACCTGAGCTACGTCAAGCCCAACATCCTGGGGAACACCCGGATGCTGCTACTGCTCTAG